Within the Butyrivibrio sp. AE3004 genome, the region AGGAACAGTCTTCATTATCATACTTCCGGCCTGTTCTTCCTTTTTTACCCCGTCCTTATCTTCGTAAAGATATCTTAGTACCACATAATATCTCATACCGGGATTCAGATTTGTAAAAGTATAGTGTATCGTATCGGCACTGACAACCACCATATGATTTGAGACGGCAGTCTTTGCATCATTTTCGTTTACTCCGATTCCGAGATAATACTCTTTTGCACCCGAAACCTTTGTCCAGTTTACTGTCGCACTTTCTGCAGAAAGTTTGCTCTGTGTCATGGCGGAAACGGCAGCGGATACTCTTTTTTCGGAAAACATTAAGAAGCATAGGAACATCAGTAAAAACAGCATGTACTGTTTTAAATACAAATTTTTATTTTTTCTCATCCGTTTCCTCTTTCTTTTTGCCTTTTCTTTTTTTCAGGAGTGTAAAATCATGCTTCAGTATTGCCTTATTTACAAGCAGCACAATTACACCGATAACAGCCGCAACAGCCAGAAGATATATTATTCTTGTAAAAAGGGTTGTTCTTTCGACTATAGCAAATACTTCCTCATTATTCTCCATTTCGATTTCCAGGTAGCTTCCCACTTTCTTTGACGGTATTTCCACCCAGTCCCCATCTCTGTATACCTTAACAACAGAGTTTTTAAAAGGATTATAAAGTCTTATCTTTCTGTCTGCAGCCTGAGAATATGTTCCTTCATCAATGCTAATCTTGTATTTGACAACTTTTTTCTCAACTGTCGGACTCTTTATTTCATACTTCGGCTCATCTACCGTTTCTGCAACAATCTGTGCGTCATCACCATAGCTTCCTCCAAGGATTGCTATGTGTTTCTGGGTATCCTCATATAATTCGCTGCTTTCTATTGCTTTGTTGGTAGCTACATATTCCCCTGTCATAACATAGCTGCCATCCATTGTCATTCCTGTTACATCAGGCCATTTTATATAATAGCCTTCCCGCAATTCTCCTTCGGGAAAAACAAGCTTTTCCATGCTGTCTCCGTATGCAAGTTCCTGCTCACCGAGTTTTTCTCCCTCTACCTCAAATACTACCTTCAAATGTCTGAATTGATTGGGGATAGTTCCGGATTCAAGAAGGCCATTATAGGTTACAGGCTCTGCAATGCTTGCAAGGCTTATATCGTCTATCCCGCCTATCTTGCTTTCAACAAAATAATTTCCGCTGATATTATCCAGCTTGGCTTTCTTTGTCTCCGGATCGGTATTTACTATACCTGCAACAGACCCGAATCTCTCTTCAGGTTTCTTCTGCCAGGTTACCATAGCTTTGCATCCGGTAATGGTCGTGCCATAACCTGTAATTCCGCCTACATACTTGTTTCCGTCAAGAAGACAAAGTGAATTGCAGTCCCTTATAATTGACAGGGATTGTCCCGCTATACCACCTGTATAGCTTCCTTCCAGACTTTTAACAAGTCCATAGCCATTGCTGGAAGTCACTATGCCCTGTGCCATATATCCGACTATAAGTCCTGCTCCGTCCTTCTTGGATTCAACTGTAGCTTCATTCTCACACTCACAGATAATATTCTTGAGCGTATACTTACTGCCTTTTCCGATGCTGAGATTACCGGCAGCATTTTCTTCCGGGTCCTCTTCATCAATTGCCATAGCTCCTGCTATTCCGCCTATATTGATATCTCCCTTTACAGTTCCCTTATTCCTTGAGCTGTCAACTCTTCCGGTTTTTGCTTTCTCTATTTCCTCATCGGACACGTCTGTAAAGACTTCCGGATTATCGTTATAGATTATATCAAACTTATCGGAAATAATATGGTAAATGACATTAACCTGATCATTTACAGCATTAAGATTGGAATTAAGTGTATGTGACGTACTTTTCCCGTCCTGATTGATATTCTCAAGTGAGCCTGTTATTCCTCTTAAGTTTGCGTGAAGCGAGTCAAGGCTTGCATCAAAATCACTTCCCAGTCCTGTCAGCCTGAGCTTTTCCTGTGAATTCAGATAATCGATTATGCTCCTTGTTCCGTTTGTTGCTTCCTTCAATTCATAATCTGCATCCTGAAGTGCGGCTATGGCATTCTGAGTTTCTCCGATAACCTCATCTCCTGCTGATTCAGCATAGGGTTTATAGGTTTCAAGTATTGTGGAAACACTTCCGAACATCCCTGAAACATTGCTTCCTGAATCAGTTGTAAGCTGTTGCAGTTCTGCAAGATAAGCATTAAGCTGCTTCTGCTCCTCAGCATTTAAAGCTCTCAGCTTTCTTACGCCTTCCTCATCATAGACATAATCACCATTCTCATCTGTTTCATACATTAGTTGATTTATAAGTCCGGTAATGTTTTCTATTCTCTGCTTATTTTCATTGGCCTTTGCTATATTGTCATATATCTGATTTTCGCTGTTCTCTATCTGATATCTGTCGTCTTCGGAAACTTCTCCGCCTACATTTATTGCTTCAATCGCCCTTGCAACCGCATTGTTAAAATAATACATTTTGTCAGATGCTCCTGATAAATGGTCAAGAACCCCCGGAATGTTCTGCATTACATATTCAAAACGCTCAAGAGCAACATTCAAAACCCTTATGTTCTGATTAACCGATGTGGTAATTTCACCTGCAATGGCATGCCCATCATCTACAACCCCGTTAGTATATGTTGTAAGATTTGAAACATCGGAAGATATAGTATCTACTCCGCCGTCCATATCATTTAGTGTCTGTTCCACAAGATCATGAAGCTTATCAGCTGCTTCAGGCAAGGTCTGCAGATCTTCGGGTTCAAGATAAGGCTCCATCTGTCCCACGATTCCGCCAACGTCCTTACGTCCGTTTATAGTCCCTGTGTTTGTGCTGTAGGACACAATTCCCATCTGTCTTCCGACTATTCCGCCGATATTATATCCCGCATGTTCATAGCCGATATTTCCCTTGTTGGTACATCTTACAATACTTCCCTTTGAATACCCTGCTATTCCACCTGTATCCGTACCCGAACGAAGCATATTTCCTTCTTCGGAAGTCATGGCTGTTATTGATTGCAGTATTCCTTCGCTTTTAGCATCATCCTTTACAACCCAGTCTGCACTGTCATTTATATTCCCATTATTAGATGATCCGGAAACAATACCATAATTCTTACCGGCTATGCCCCCTGTAAAATAATAGCCTGAGACATGCGCATCATTTTTGCAATTATTTATAATACCGGTTCTCTCATTTATTGCGGCAATGGGTCCAACCGTATTATTTCCTTCAATATGCCCGCTAAAGCTGCAGTCTTTTATAATGCCCTGGTTCATGCCGCAGAGACCGCCGGTAAACTTCATTTCATCAGTCATTTTAATGCTTCCGGTTACATTCAAATCCTGAACCATTCCGTTTGGTCCGATATATCTGAACAAACCGGTTATGTAGTTATCATTGACATTCCCATAGCCCTTGATCGAGTGCTTTTCTCCCTTAAAAATACCGTTAAAATAGGGAATGGTCTCAAAATCCCTGTCAGTAAGATCTATATCAGCTTTAAGCGTAACTATTTTATTCAGTGACCAGGCATCACTCTTACAATTCTTTGAAAATTCCACCAGATCTTCAAATGAAGTAATATCTATATTTTCATATACGATTTGTACCTGCTCGTCCTTAGCTTCCTCCTCTGAAGCTTCTGTATCCGCATTTTTTTCATCAGAAGCTTTTGTCCCCTGCTTTTCCGCATCTGAAGTCTTAGATTCCGGGCTTTCCGAATTAGGATTATCCTCCTTGGGATTTTCCCCTGATTCATCAGTCTCGTCCTCAGCTTTAATCGCCATATTCTCAATAGCTTCGCTCTTTACCTTATGTTCAACTTCCTCCATTATCTCATTGGCAATCTTCTCGCCTATTCCCTCAACGGCACTGACCTTGATTGTATTTGCGGAAGAAAGTGCTGCTACAATGGCAAATATTACAAAATCCTTTTTAAGAATGAGTTTAAGCTTTTTTATTTTCATGTCTCTTCCTCCCATTCCTATTCTTTTTCCTGCCCTCAGGCTTTTTTGAATACTCTGATCCAGGATTTTCCAAGGTCTCCTGGCCAGGATTATCAGTTTTTTCAAAACCTTCTTCTGCAGCTGTTTCCGAACTAACAGAATTTTCAGATACTATATCCTTATTTTCTTCAAATGCCTCTCTTTCAAGCTTTTTTATGTCGTCGTTAAAAAGCAGATCCATTTCTTCAGGATTAAGATCTGATGCTTCAAGTCTTCCCATGTTTCCGCTCTGTACAAGAGCTCTTACATCACCCATTACAACCGCATGAACTTCACCGATAATTCTTCCGTTTATCTGTCCCTCTATTCTTCCGTCTATTCTCATAAGTCCGGTATCACGTTCAATCCCAAGCGGCACGGATACCTCAAAGGATGTCTTATCTATGATTGAAGCCCCGATAAGAAGTATCTGAGGAAGTACAAACATTACCAGGAGTATGGAAATAATTGTTCCTCGTCCAAGACACTGTCCGATACCGCATATTGCTCCGTCTGAAGTCAAAAGGCCTATGGAAATTCCTGCAAGTGCAAGCATTGAACCGGAGGTTATTATTGTCGGAAATGCAAAGTTCATGGTTTCAATTATCGCATCTCTATGAGACATCTTATCCTTAAGCTCCATGAATCTTCCCGAGATGACAATCGCATAGTCGATATTTGCACCCATCTGAATAGAACTTACGATCAGGTATGTCATAAAGAAAATGTTGTTTTTCTGTATTGTCGGAAAAGCAAAATTTATCCAGATAGCACCTTCAATAACGGCGATCAGAAGCACCGGCATTCCTGCTGACTTGAAGGTAAACAGAAGTACCACCAGTACCGCCAGAATTGAAATTACCGTAACAACGGTATTATCTCTTGAAAAAGTCTTCTGCAAGTCATACTGGCTGGTTGCCTCACCTATAACAAGAATCTGTCCGTCATAGTACTTATTTGCCATTGTATGCATCTGGTCAAGGAATTCAAAAGTTTCTTTGCCTTCCTGGGGAAGATTTAAATATACAAGAATTCTGCTGTATTTTTCTCCCTGAAGCTGTTTTTTTGCAATGTTCATCTGCTCATAGGCATCATCAAGAGTCTCTTTCATGCTGTCATCCAGCGTCACATAGCCCTCATCCACTTCCTCATGCAGGAACATTATCATATCTATAAGGGGAACCCTGTATGTAGAAATTCCGTTAACAAGCTTTGCATAGTTTTTATCATTCACGGCATATGCCATATACAAAAGCTCAGACACCTCATAATCAAGCTCCAAAAGCTCCGAAAACTCTCTGGCTGTCAGTTTATCCGCAAGACAATAGCCTCCCATCGCCTCAATGTTTGCAAGTCCCTGTGCGGACTTAACCTCAGGACAGGAAAGATATGTCTGGATAAGCCTTTTTTCCTTCTCATAATTGCCCGCAGGAATATTGACTGCCACGAAATTAGAATCCCCAAAGGTTTCGCTTATCATTTCCGTTGCAATCTGAGTCTCATTCTTGATCGGTGTTTCTATTTTGGTATACCCATAGACAAAAGGACAGTGATTCTGAATAAAAAACGCTCCTATTATTACAGCAACAAATACAGGCGGAACTATGAATCTTGTAAAATAATCAAAGCTGCCGACAAATGGAATCTGAGGGATAAAGCTTTTATGCTTGGTTTTATCCATCCAGGGTCCGAATATCATAAGAAGTCCGGGCATAAGAAGAAATACGGCTATAAGACTTAGTACAATAGCCTTGATCAGACAGATAGCCATATCGCGTCCTATTCCGAACTGCATGAACATCATTGCCACAAGACCGCCTATTGTTGTAAGCGAGCTTGAAGATATTTCCGGAATTGCCTTACTTAAAGCCACAATATCAGCTTCTCTTATAGGCAGGTTTTCATGCTCTTCTTTATATCTGTTACAAAAAATAACTGCATAGTCGATAGACAAAGCCAGCTGTAAGACAATTGTTACCGAATCGGACACAAAGGAAATTGTGCCAAGTATAAAATTGGTTCCGGCCGACATCAGCGCAGCAGCACCAAATGTAAGAAGAAGTACCGGAATTTCCGCATAGGTCTGTGATGTCAGAACAAGCACAACCAGCACTATCACAACAACCAGCGCACTTACAGTCTGCATCTCCTTCTGGATTGTTTCAGCGGCTGCATTGCCCATAGAAGTACTGACAAATATATCATAGTCCGAAAGCATTTCTTTTATTTCATCAAGTCCGTCCAAAGACCTTTGATCAGTTTCCTCGTACTTAAAGGTAATATCAAAAAGCGCAGAAAAGTTGTTGTAATGATCAGGTGTTTCATTAAAAGTGATCATCGCAACATCATCTCTTTTCCCAATCGTTTCAGAAAGATCTTTTGCATCCTCATATACAATATTGGACACCATGATCTTTGCAGATCCGTAGGTTGTATACTCTTTACCCATGAGATCAAGACCGAGGCTGGTCTCAAAAGAGCTTGGAAGATAAGCCGAGAGCAAATTCTCAACCTTTACCATTCCCGATGCTATAGCGCAGAATATCAACGCTATTCCAAATAACAGAAAGAAGAGGTTTCTTCTGTCAACGATGAAGGACGCAACCTTCATCATAACATCACCGTCTTCTTTAGTGATGGCGGCTTTTTCAGGTTTAGCCATATTCAATTCCCCCCAAAAAACTTTTCAAAGAAATTGAATTTTCTCATCGTTCAATTTCTTATAATAAATTATTTTATCATATTATTTAGTCAAATACTTAAGATAGGTCCTGGTTTTACGCATTTTCGCCCAGTCTGAAGACAATGTGTTCTTCCGCCTTTTTTGCGTTTGCTTCCGCTTCATCGGCATTTTTACCTACCGCAATGATATGTCCCCATCTGTCACCACTGTTTTTTAATCTGCCCGCTTTTTCTCCAACCTTTTTATATATGGATATTTCTACCACACCGGGCATTTTCTCTGCTTCAAAAACCCCCTCGATCGCAGTTATCACAAATTCTTTTCCATCTGCACTGCTTTCCTCTTTTGAATGAAGAAATCTGATAGCAGAGCCTTCATTCTTTGAACTCTTACAGTCCACCTTTTCACCAATTGTTGATGAAATACATAAATCTATGAGATCAACTCCGGTAGAAAGTGGAACAAGCCTTGATGTTATAAAGTCACCTCCAAGCCTTGCGGCTATTTCGACCAGCTTAGCACCTTCTTTTGTCACCTTAATTTCCGTATGCGATGGACCGTCAATTATTCCGACCGCTTTTATCGCTGCTTTGGCAACCTTTTTTATATCATCCTGTACTTCCTTTGGAAGTCTTGAAGGTTCCGTATGGCCGGTTTCTACAAAAAAGGGAACTTCGGTAACCATCTTATCGGTTATGGTAATTATGTTTGTTTCTCCGGAAACCGTAAAAGACTCAACACTTACTTCCGGACCTTCCATAAATTCCTCAAGAAGAACCTCCCCGCTCCTTGAATACTGTCTTGTATAATTGTATATTTCTTTGAGCTTTTCCTGTTTTATATCTTCCTCCGGAGTTTTATACCCGCTTGCATTAACAAGCACAACTCCTCTGCTCGCAGCATTATCCGCAGGTTTGCATACAAATCTGTCACCAAGGAGCCTTGCTGCCTCCATAAATTCCTTTTCATCAGAAACTACGTGAAACTCAGGGATAGGCACATTGCATTCCTTCATACGTCTTCTCATAGCAGCCTTGTCAGTTGCACATATGGAGTTTTCATAGGAAATATCATTTCTTTTGCCAAGCTGTTCATTCACAAAGGCAACGGTCCTTACGGGCATATCGCTGGTTGAGGTTATGATATAATCCGGCTCATATTTCTTTGCAGCTTCAAGCACAGCGTCCCTGTCAATTGTACTGATGCACAAAAACTCATCGGCAAATTCAATACCAACCGCTTCCGGATCATAATCAAGGGCATATACATACAAGCCCTTCTCCTTTGCTTTTTTTATTGCAGGTACCTGCAAAGCACTTGCTCCAAGTATAAAAATCTTTTTCATAAAACTCACATCTCCATAAGTACTTCTGCTATTCTGTCAGCACCCTGACCATCTATAAGTTGCTTTAGTTTGTTTGATTTTTCTATTCTCTCCGAGGTGTCCATGAAAGCCACTTCCTCTATGAATTCAATAATCGAAGTAAGGACTTCATTCATATCATTTCTAAAATCACCCGCATATGGGATATATCCCCTGTTTGCGAAAAACATCGCATCCGGCTCCTGATTCTCCGCAAAGACAAAGCTTATGGACAATACGCCTACAGCACACAGTTCGTACAAAGTCGTTCCCGCAGGTGTGATCGCAACATCACAGCTCCCCATTATATCTGCAACATTTGATACATTCTGATGCAAAACCACATATCCGTCCTCAATATATTCCTGAACTTTCTCTGTAACACGATAAAAACGTCCTGCAAGAAGATGGATTTTCTTTTTTCCCTCTCTGAAATGCAGTTCGGGATCCTTTAAGATTGCGGTAATAATAATCTCCGACAGCCCCATGGAATCCGCGCCTCCGGTAGTCAGAAAAATGTTGCCGATATCATTTTTGTTATAGCCATAAGTTCTGTGGGCTCCATCTGCAGCTTCTTTGTTTTCGTCAGCAACAAGTTTTTCATCTTCAACAAGCTCAATATTCATCAAAAGCTCGCCATCAGTTCCAAACCTCCCCATATCACCTGCAACACCCGTTCCGCGAGTCATTCTGCTCTTATTTACAAACTGCTCCCTGATAGGTATGTATTTAGTTCCAAGCAGCAGCATTGGTACATCTTCTCCGTAGAATTCTTCATAGGAAAGATCTACAGCTCCCGGACTATAATTTAAAATTGCGGTTGCGGGAAATCTTTCCTTTTGCATATCATCGATATACATGGTTCTGATACCGTTCGATTCAAGCATTCGAATATACTCAGGAGTTGCATAATAGCTGTCCACCAGAATTGTGGTTATCTCCTCATCATGAAGATAATCAAGCAGAAGTATAATCTCCTGCTCCAGAAGCCTCCAGTCGGTTCCAAGCACAAAAAAACCGTACTCTTCCTCAATATAAGGCACTATATTATTATCCGCAGACACAAAAACGACAGAGCATCCCATCTGCTGCAGACTACCAGCTATTGTCCTGCAGCGCATGATATGCCCCGTCGCCACTATTTCATTTGCGTCCACACGAATCGCTATCGTACTCAATTTTGCTCCAATCCAGCGGTGTTCCGCGTGTTAGCTTATGTTTAGCCTTTTTGCCAAGTACCTCTTCATAATACTTTGGCTTCATTCCCTGAATATTGTAGGATCTGATACTTCTTACATTTTTTTCAGTAAGAGCTTCGCCTTCCTCAACATCCTCAACTATAAAAAGAGATCTTCGATTGGTATATTCTCCTGCTTCAGCCTCAGTAGGACCATAAAAAATACTACCAAGAGCCAGCTCCGCATCATGCACTCCCTTAACCATATCTGCAAATTCCTTCGGTTCCATTGAAAATGCGGAATCTGCAGACGGAAGATTTCTGTCCAGGCAAAAATGTTTTTCAATTACAACTGCCCCAAGTGCCGCTGCTGCAATAGCAGCTGTTGCACCCATAGAATGATCTGACAGCCCTATTGGCACATCAAACTTTTCTTTCATGTCAGGTATGGTCCTGAGATTAAGGTCTGAAGACACAGTCGGATAAACGCTGCAACACTTAAGGAGAATTATTTCATCATTCCCCTGTGATCTTATCGCATCGATCGCTTCCCTGATTTCCTCCTCAGAGCCCATTCCTGTGGACATTATGATCGGCTTACCTGTCTTTGCAATATATTTTATAAGAGGAATATCAACCAGTTCAAATGATGCTATTTTGTAGAATTCCTCTCCGATGTTTTCCAAATAATCAACCGAAGTGGTATCAAATGGTGTAGAGAGAAAATCTATACCGCATTCCTCACACTTTTTCTTAATGGGTTCCATCCATTCCCACGGAGTATATGCCTCTTTATAAAGATCATGCAGATTATAACCGTCCCAAAGGCCGCCATGTATTCTGAAAGCCTCAGCATCACAGTCTATCGTGATTGTATCTGCCGTATAGGTTTGAGTTTTAAGGCAGTCGGCACCGGCCTTTGCTGCCTCCTCAACTATTTTCAGCGCATTTTCAAGACTTCCGCCATGATTTGCACTCATCTCAGCGATAATGTATGCTCGATTATTTTTCAGGCAATCTTTTAACTTCATAAAACCTCATCCGCCAGCTTTGCTGACATTATTTCAATATTCCCTGCTCAGTAAGAAATCTGTACTTAAGTTCTGCAAGAAGCCAGTCACTTTCATTATCTATATCCTGTGACTCCACCGGATCGATGATATACGGTATGGATTTCTCCATAGTCGTATCCTTCTGAATTTTAAATGCATCATTTCTGAAAATATAGAACTGACCGCACTCATGATACTGTTTCTGAAGATCCTGGCTCCTGGTGGTTGCATACTCAGGATGAAGCATCTTCACAAGTCCTTTCTCATCTATAAAAAGCCCTCTCTGAGGAGGATATGAAAATTCCTGCATCGGAACAATTGACTCAGCACCGGCTTTAACAAGCTCATCCATTGCTTCCTTTAATTTCCTTGCTGTAACAAAAGGCGCTGTAGGATAAATGCAGCATCCGTATTCAAAGGTTTGCCCCATCTCCTCATATCTGTCAAGAACTTCCAAAAGGACGTCCGCAGTAGTTGCAGTGTCATTTGATGTCTCAGGAGATCTGTAAAAAGGGACTTTAGCACCTGCTGCCTTTGCTATCTCCGCAATTTCCTCATCATCTGTAGATACCATTACTTCATCAAATATTCCTGACTGCAGTGCTGCCTCTATAGAATAATTGATAATCGGTTTTCCGTTAAATATTTTAATGTTTTTACGTGGTATTCTCTTACTTCCGCCACGTGCGGTTATTATAGCAATTGCGCTCATGTATACTCCTGTTACAGGCACTTTTTTAAACTCTGTAATAATCCACTATCTTCTGTACTGCCTGTATAACATCCTCGGCATCTTCATTGGTCATACCTGAATATAGCGGAATTGTTATCATCTCATCATAAAGCTTCTCCGCATTAGGACAAATTCCCTTTTTATATCCCTGTTTTTCATAGTAAGGGAAATAGTATGTAGGAATATAGTGAACATTACAAATTATGTTCTCAGCTCCAAGAGCGTCGAAGAATTCTCTTCTGCCTATTTTAAGCTTTTCGGGAACAAGCCTTAAAATATACAGGTGTCTGCATGAATCGGAATTCTTATCCTCCTTCTGCACAAAAAGCTCGGGCATTTTTGAAAACGCTTCATCATACTTTGCCCTTATTTCTTTTCTTCTCTTAATAAACTCGGGAAGCCTGTCAAGCTGACTGCACACAAGTGCTGCCTGCATATCTGTAAGTCTGTAATTTGGCGCAAGAAGAAGCTGCTCGTAGTACCAGGGACCATCGCTCTCATTTTGCATAAGTGAAGTATCCCTTGTTATTCCGTGAGTTCTAAGAAGAATCAGTTTCTTATATAGTTCTTCATCACTTGTGACAATCGCTCCGCCTTCACCTCCTGTAATTGTTTTAACAGCGTGAAAGCTAAAGGTTGTCATATCCGCCAAAGTGCCTACGTGCTTGCCCTTATATTTAGTTCCGATCGAGTGAGCTGCGTCCTCTATCATTACAAGACCGTGTCTGTCGCAGATAGCTCTTATCTCGTCCAATGCCCCTGTCTGTCCTGTGTAATCAACAGGAATAACAGCCTTGGTCTTATCGGTAATCTTCCTTTCAATATCCGCAGGATCAATCTGATACGTCTCGGGATCAATATCCGCAAACACAGGCTTAGCCCCGCAATAAAATGCGCAGTTTGCACTTGCTGCAAAGGTTATCGGTGTAGTAATAACCTCATCCCCGGGTCCAACGCCTGCAGCAAGACATGCAATATGCAAAGCGGCAGTATCATTACTTATAGCTACCGCATATTTTGCACCTGTTATTTCGCAGAGCATTTTTTCCATCCTGGTAATAGCAGGTCCCGTAGTGAGGTAATCACTTTTAAGCACCTCTACAACCGCCTCAATATCATTCTCATTTATATCCTGGTGGGAATAGTATAATTTTTTGTCTCTAACGGGCGAACCCCCGCAAATAGCAGGGATTCCGTTTATCTTATCATTCATTTGTACTCCAGTTTATCAGTGATCTACTGCTTCGTGTAATCTGTTTCTGATGTCCTCTACGCTCATCCACTCTGTGTTGTTACCTGAGCTGTATGAAAATCCTTCGGGTACCTTCTTACCTGCCGGATCCGGTGTCTGTCTGTCATTAAACGTAACCTGAGGATATACAATGAAATGCTTGTCAAATTCATATGTGAAAGGTGCATCCTCTACTGTTACCATGATTTCATCCAGCTTTTCACCGGGACGGATTCCTATTTCAGTGGTTGCAATTCCGGGGCACATAGCCTCAGCAAGATCAGTAACCTTAAATGAAGGAATTTTACTGATAAAGGTTTCTCCGCCCTTTGCCTCATTAAGAGCCTTAAGCACAAGCTCAACTCCCTCCGGAAGGCTTATCCAGAAACGTGTCATTCTGTAGTCGGTAATAGGAAGCTCCTTTTCGCCTTTTTCAATAAGGTGCTTGAACAGCGGAATAATCGATCCTCTACTTCCCGCAACATTGCCATATCTGACAATAGAGAAATTTATATCCTTATTACCCGCATAGGCATTTGCAGCTATAAAGAGTTTATCGGAAACCATCTTTGTTGCGCCGTAAAGGTTTACAGGATTAACTGCTTTGTCTGTACTTAGTGCAACAACACGCTTAACTCCTGTATTAAGAGCTGCATTTATAACATTCTGCGCACCGTTGACATTGGTCTTTATGGCCTCGTCGGGGTTGTACTCGCAAGCAGGAACCTGCTTAAGGGCAGCTGCATGGATCACGTAATCAACACCTTCCATGGCGCGTTCCATTCGTGCTGCGTCTCTGACATCACCGATGAAAAATCTCATCTGGTCGGCATGCTCTTTGTAAACCTTCTCATTGGCCATTGTGTATTGCTTATATTCATCACGTGAATACACAATTATCTTCTTGGGATTGTAGTTTTCAAGAAGATACTCGGTAAAGCAGTGTCCGAAAGAACCTGTTCCTCCTGTTACAAGTATGGTTT harbors:
- a CDS encoding PseG/SpsG family protein codes for the protein MSTIAIRVDANEIVATGHIMRCRTIAGSLQQMGCSVVFVSADNNIVPYIEEEYGFFVLGTDWRLLEQEIILLLDYLHDEEITTILVDSYYATPEYIRMLESNGIRTMYIDDMQKERFPATAILNYSPGAVDLSYEEFYGEDVPMLLLGTKYIPIREQFVNKSRMTRGTGVAGDMGRFGTDGELLMNIELVEDEKLVADENKEAADGAHRTYGYNKNDIGNIFLTTGGADSMGLSEIIITAILKDPELHFREGKKKIHLLAGRFYRVTEKVQEYIEDGYVVLHQNVSNVADIMGSCDVAITPAGTTLYELCAVGVLSISFVFAENQEPDAMFFANRGYIPYAGDFRNDMNEVLTSIIEFIEEVAFMDTSERIEKSNKLKQLIDGQGADRIAEVLMEM
- the pseI gene encoding pseudaminic acid synthase — translated: MKLKDCLKNNRAYIIAEMSANHGGSLENALKIVEEAAKAGADCLKTQTYTADTITIDCDAEAFRIHGGLWDGYNLHDLYKEAYTPWEWMEPIKKKCEECGIDFLSTPFDTTSVDYLENIGEEFYKIASFELVDIPLIKYIAKTGKPIIMSTGMGSEEEIREAIDAIRSQGNDEIILLKCCSVYPTVSSDLNLRTIPDMKEKFDVPIGLSDHSMGATAAIAAAALGAVVIEKHFCLDRNLPSADSAFSMEPKEFADMVKGVHDAELALGSIFYGPTEAEAGEYTNRRSLFIVEDVEEGEALTEKNVRSIRSYNIQGMKPKYYEEVLGKKAKHKLTRGTPLDWSKIEYDSDSCGRK
- the pseF gene encoding pseudaminic acid cytidylyltransferase — encoded protein: MSAIAIITARGGSKRIPRKNIKIFNGKPIINYSIEAALQSGIFDEVMVSTDDEEIAEIAKAAGAKVPFYRSPETSNDTATTADVLLEVLDRYEEMGQTFEYGCCIYPTAPFVTARKLKEAMDELVKAGAESIVPMQEFSYPPQRGLFIDEKGLVKMLHPEYATTRSQDLQKQYHECGQFYIFRNDAFKIQKDTTMEKSIPYIIDPVESQDIDNESDWLLAELKYRFLTEQGILK
- the pseC gene encoding UDP-4-amino-4,6-dideoxy-N-acetyl-beta-L-altrosamine transaminase, encoding MNDKINGIPAICGGSPVRDKKLYYSHQDINENDIEAVVEVLKSDYLTTGPAITRMEKMLCEITGAKYAVAISNDTAALHIACLAAGVGPGDEVITTPITFAASANCAFYCGAKPVFADIDPETYQIDPADIERKITDKTKAVIPVDYTGQTGALDEIRAICDRHGLVMIEDAAHSIGTKYKGKHVGTLADMTTFSFHAVKTITGGEGGAIVTSDEELYKKLILLRTHGITRDTSLMQNESDGPWYYEQLLLAPNYRLTDMQAALVCSQLDRLPEFIKRRKEIRAKYDEAFSKMPELFVQKEDKNSDSCRHLYILRLVPEKLKIGRREFFDALGAENIICNVHYIPTYYFPYYEKQGYKKGICPNAEKLYDEMITIPLYSGMTNEDAEDVIQAVQKIVDYYRV
- the pseB gene encoding UDP-N-acetylglucosamine 4,6-dehydratase (inverting), with translation MKLDDKTILVTGGTGSFGHCFTEYLLENYNPKKIIVYSRDEYKQYTMANEKVYKEHADQMRFFIGDVRDAARMERAMEGVDYVIHAAALKQVPACEYNPDEAIKTNVNGAQNVINAALNTGVKRVVALSTDKAVNPVNLYGATKMVSDKLFIAANAYAGNKDINFSIVRYGNVAGSRGSIIPLFKHLIEKGEKELPITDYRMTRFWISLPEGVELVLKALNEAKGGETFISKIPSFKVTDLAEAMCPGIATTEIGIRPGEKLDEIMVTVEDAPFTYEFDKHFIVYPQVTFNDRQTPDPAGKKVPEGFSYSSGNNTEWMSVEDIRNRLHEAVDH